A genomic segment from Nonomuraea helvata encodes:
- a CDS encoding NF041680 family putative transposase, whose protein sequence is MLASAVAAVLESGQEGERAEAMAELSEFRQEIYGCLTARADELFELAEAVLCADGPVRSLVGLALAPEHRRGHGALYDAINHGRIEIGRLRRALATVPLPRAAGGRIVLAADVTAWLRPDAPTSPERLFCHTYGRRKDEHQMIPGWPYSMIAALETGRTSWTAVLDAVRLGPDDDEAAVTATQLRDLVARLIQAGQWRQGDPDILLVVDAGYDTARLAFLLDGLPVEVLGRLRSDRVLLRPAPSREEFLLASPGGGRPPKHGGEFRMKDETSWGEPAHLTSTATSRYGTAVASCWDRLHPRLGRRSAWIDHVGELPVIEGTLIHLRVEHLSGERDPKPVWLWTSAIGITAAHLDRLWQAFLRRFDLEHTFRMWKQTLGWTVPKIRDPYAADRWTWLIIIAYTQLRLARLLAEDLRRPWERPLPPERLTPARVRRGFRHLRTSLPQPAGAPKPTSAGPGRPKGSRNRVPARHHEVGKTAKRAASLTEHREQAG, encoded by the coding sequence ATGCTGGCATCCGCGGTGGCGGCTGTCCTGGAATCGGGCCAGGAGGGTGAGCGGGCCGAAGCGATGGCGGAGTTGTCGGAGTTCCGCCAGGAGATATATGGCTGCCTGACGGCGCGCGCGGATGAGCTGTTCGAGCTGGCCGAGGCGGTGTTATGCGCCGACGGGCCGGTACGCAGCCTGGTCGGACTGGCGCTGGCCCCCGAACACCGGCGCGGTCACGGCGCCTTGTATGACGCGATCAACCACGGCCGGATCGAGATCGGCCGGCTCCGCAGAGCCCTGGCTACGGTGCCGCTGCCGCGCGCGGCGGGCGGGCGGATCGTCCTGGCCGCCGATGTGACTGCGTGGCTGCGGCCAGACGCGCCGACCAGCCCCGAACGGCTGTTCTGCCACACCTACGGCCGCCGCAAGGACGAGCATCAGATGATCCCCGGCTGGCCATACTCGATGATCGCCGCACTGGAGACCGGCCGGACCTCCTGGACTGCGGTGCTCGACGCAGTGCGGCTCGGCCCCGACGACGATGAGGCCGCCGTCACCGCAACCCAGCTTCGCGACCTGGTCGCCCGCCTGATCCAGGCCGGGCAGTGGCGTCAGGGCGACCCGGACATCCTGCTGGTGGTCGACGCCGGATACGACACCGCCCGACTGGCCTTCCTCCTGGACGGCCTGCCGGTGGAGGTGCTGGGCCGGTTGCGCTCGGACCGGGTGCTGCTGCGTCCCGCCCCATCGCGTGAGGAATTCCTGCTGGCCAGCCCCGGTGGCGGACGTCCGCCCAAACATGGAGGCGAGTTCCGGATGAAGGACGAGACCAGCTGGGGCGAGCCGGCCCACCTCACGAGCACCGCCACCAGCCGGTACGGCACGGCGGTCGCCTCCTGCTGGGACCGGCTACACCCTCGGCTGGGCCGCCGCAGCGCCTGGATCGATCATGTCGGCGAGCTCCCGGTCATCGAGGGCACCCTCATCCATCTGCGGGTCGAGCACCTGTCCGGCGAACGTGATCCCAAGCCGGTGTGGCTGTGGACATCGGCCATCGGCATCACCGCCGCGCATCTGGATCGGCTCTGGCAGGCGTTCCTGCGCAGGTTCGATCTTGAGCACACGTTCAGAATGTGGAAGCAGACCCTGGGCTGGACCGTCCCCAAGATCCGCGACCCCTACGCCGCTGACCGCTGGACCTGGCTGATCATTATCGCCTACACCCAGCTTCGTCTCGCTCGCCTCCTCGCCGAAGACCTTCGCCGCCCGTGGGAGAGGCCGCTGCCGCCCGAGCGGCTCACCCCCGCTCGCGTCCGCCGGGGGTTTCGCCACCTCCGCACGAGCCTGCCCCAGCCCGCCGGTGCGCCCAAACCCACGAGCGCTGGTCCCGGACGCCCCAAGGGATCAAGGAACCGCGTCCCCGCCCGTCATCACGAGGTGGGAAAGACCGCCAAACGCGCGGCATCACTCACCGAGCACCGCGAGCAGGCAGGTTAA
- a CDS encoding GNAT family protein, translated as MSLPTPSLHTARLRLRAFDDADANALFALHSNAYVLRYWDSPPWSERVRAAQFITACQQMAQEGTGARLAVDRVSDGVFIGWCSLTRWNPDYRSASLGYCFDDAAWGHGYATEAARALLRWAFDTLDLNRVQAEADTRNVASARVLEKLGFVREGTLREDCVVNGEVSDSWVYGLIRREWQPSSDPVPAH; from the coding sequence ATGTCGCTGCCCACGCCCTCGTTGCACACCGCTCGCCTTCGGCTGCGAGCCTTCGACGACGCGGATGCGAACGCCCTCTTCGCGCTGCACAGCAACGCCTACGTGCTGCGCTACTGGGACAGTCCACCGTGGAGCGAACGCGTGCGCGCCGCGCAGTTCATCACGGCTTGTCAACAGATGGCGCAGGAGGGCACCGGGGCGCGACTGGCCGTGGATCGCGTCTCCGACGGGGTGTTCATCGGCTGGTGCAGCCTGACGAGGTGGAATCCGGACTACCGCAGCGCGTCGCTGGGCTACTGCTTCGACGATGCAGCGTGGGGCCACGGCTACGCGACCGAGGCCGCGCGCGCTTTGCTGCGGTGGGCATTCGACACGCTGGACCTGAATCGCGTCCAGGCCGAGGCCGATACGCGCAACGTGGCATCCGCCCGCGTGCTGGAGAAGCTCGGCTTCGTGCGTGAGGGAACGTTGCGGGAAGACTGCGTCGTCAACGGCGAGGTCTCCGACTCGTGGGTATACGGGCTGATCAGGCGCGAGTGGCAGCCGTCGTCCGACCCGGTTCCCGCCCACTGA
- a CDS encoding FAD-dependent oxidoreductase: MSATRLLVIGADAAGMSAAHQAIRAAGTKLAVTALEATGDTSYSACGIPYWVAGDVSSGNALVARTAEEHRAAGIDLRLGATATGIDRQARTVTYQDADGEQVLGYDELVIATGASAVVPDWAVHPGTGQRYAGVAPVKTLTDGAVWLDLLEKLPKGSGRVVVAGGGYIGVEMAEAARRRGHEVTVITRTRVMSSLDPDLSARIEKGMHEAGVRVVVGSPVVRLDVADGRVRGVYTAEGEHHPADLVVLALGITPNTGYLDLDKLPSGPNGGLRPEPDGSLADGIWAAGDCCETRHRLTGTWTYMPLGTHANKQGRIVGTNLVTPGALRFGGVLGTAITRFAEGTTYLEIARTGLNEREAAVAGIEVTSLVTEGRTASGYMSEADPVAVKLLAAPSDHRLMGAQIVGGRGAGKRIDTVATALWHGATVEDLAWSDLSYAPPFATAWDIVQVAARRLADQL; the protein is encoded by the coding sequence GTGAGCGCCACCCGTCTGCTGGTCATTGGAGCCGATGCAGCAGGGATGAGTGCGGCGCACCAGGCGATCCGGGCGGCCGGGACCAAGCTGGCTGTGACCGCGCTGGAGGCGACCGGCGATACGTCGTACTCCGCCTGTGGCATCCCCTACTGGGTCGCCGGAGACGTGTCCAGTGGCAACGCCCTGGTGGCCCGCACCGCCGAGGAGCACCGGGCAGCCGGGATCGACCTGCGGCTCGGCGCCACCGCGACCGGGATCGACCGACAGGCACGCACCGTCACCTACCAGGATGCCGACGGTGAGCAGGTGTTGGGCTACGACGAGCTGGTGATCGCGACCGGTGCGTCGGCCGTGGTGCCGGACTGGGCCGTCCACCCCGGCACAGGGCAACGGTATGCCGGCGTCGCGCCGGTCAAAACGCTCACCGACGGCGCTGTCTGGTTGGACCTGCTCGAGAAACTGCCCAAGGGCAGTGGCCGGGTGGTTGTCGCCGGCGGCGGCTACATCGGCGTCGAGATGGCCGAGGCCGCCAGGAGGCGTGGCCACGAGGTCACCGTGATCACCCGGACCCGGGTGATGAGTTCCTTGGACCCCGACCTGTCCGCTCGCATCGAGAAGGGGATGCACGAGGCGGGAGTCCGGGTCGTGGTCGGCTCACCGGTCGTGCGGCTGGACGTGGCGGACGGACGAGTGCGTGGCGTGTACACCGCAGAAGGCGAGCACCATCCGGCGGACCTGGTCGTGCTGGCGCTGGGGATCACACCGAACACCGGTTACCTTGACCTCGACAAGTTGCCGAGCGGCCCAAATGGCGGTTTGCGACCCGAGCCGGACGGGAGCCTGGCCGACGGGATCTGGGCCGCCGGTGATTGCTGCGAGACCCGGCATCGGCTCACCGGCACGTGGACCTACATGCCGCTCGGCACCCATGCCAACAAACAGGGCCGGATCGTCGGCACCAACCTCGTCACACCAGGCGCGCTGCGGTTCGGCGGCGTGCTGGGCACTGCGATCACCCGATTCGCTGAGGGCACGACCTACTTGGAGATCGCCCGCACCGGTCTGAATGAGCGTGAGGCAGCCGTCGCCGGCATCGAGGTGACGTCCCTGGTCACCGAAGGCCGCACGGCCAGCGGCTACATGAGCGAGGCCGACCCGGTCGCGGTGAAGTTGCTGGCAGCGCCGTCGGATCATCGGCTGATGGGCGCGCAGATCGTTGGCGGGCGTGGCGCGGGCAAACGTATCGACACCGTTGCCACCGCGTTGTGGCACGGCGCGACCGTTGAGGACTTAGCCTGGTCTGACTTGTCCTACGCGCCGCCGTTCGCCACCGCGTGGGACATCGTACAGGTCGCGGCCCGGCGGCTGGCCGACCAACTGTAA
- a CDS encoding aldehyde dehydrogenase family protein, with product MTRLVPHYLCDRWHTPTDLGTPRRHAVSGEEVYRVTAVGVDAGPAVAHARTVGIPALRGLGFAERARVARLLARHLARYQAEFVALAGHLGGSPADAEQDVRAGLDALLGHADAVTRHFAGETTSDGNLLVEPVTHLPPMAHLSAAPPGIAVHVSGFADPVSTMLDGFAGAFVLGAPSIVRPSRRTAELTAHLVRRVSECDAVPPGCLQLVTGPADLTGHLGPHDQLRFNGTAATAGRLRTLLARRPMPPRAEFTAGILDCAVLGMDAADHGRALDLYVERLVAGMSAHNGQTRRAVRRAFVPETLMDAVSQAASSALGELRFTDRECGDPALGPLVDAAHRRRLLSALARLRRAARTVCGTPEAVAFAAKEYGPGAYLPPVLLAADDAQAQDLHRVEAFGPVVALVPYRDAGEIARALALGAGGLRSWIVTADPGQARDLARALAPTHERLHLIDPETSPATDAALAPGKGQHPGRLRTRLTATTVGGTPAHLTAATDRWTPGSPPNTPGTSPLRLHLRDLRLGDTATAGPRIVTREDIAAFAELTGDHYYLHTDEAAAADHPIFRGIIAHGHLVAALATGMLVPPEPGPVLANLGLDNLRFLAPVRPGTPLTVTMTAVRITPRPGTGRGEVRWHAVVTGAGDRPVARFDLTTLTADRPTTD from the coding sequence GTGACCAGGCTCGTGCCGCACTACCTGTGCGACCGATGGCATACGCCCACGGACCTCGGGACACCGCGGCGGCACGCGGTGTCAGGGGAGGAGGTCTACCGGGTCACCGCGGTCGGCGTCGACGCGGGCCCCGCCGTGGCACACGCCCGTACGGTCGGCATCCCCGCCCTGCGCGGCCTCGGCTTCGCGGAGCGCGCCCGGGTCGCCAGGCTGCTGGCGCGTCATCTGGCCCGGTACCAGGCGGAGTTCGTCGCTCTGGCCGGGCACCTGGGCGGCTCGCCCGCCGATGCCGAACAGGACGTCCGGGCGGGGCTGGACGCATTGCTCGGTCACGCCGACGCCGTGACCCGCCACTTCGCGGGCGAGACGACCAGCGACGGGAACCTGCTCGTCGAGCCCGTCACCCATCTGCCGCCCATGGCCCACCTGTCCGCCGCCCCGCCCGGAATCGCCGTTCACGTCAGCGGCTTCGCCGACCCCGTGAGCACGATGCTCGACGGCTTCGCGGGCGCGTTCGTGCTCGGCGCGCCGAGCATCGTCCGGCCGTCGCGCCGTACCGCGGAGCTGACGGCCCACCTGGTACGGCGCGTCAGCGAATGCGACGCCGTCCCGCCGGGCTGCCTGCAACTGGTGACCGGTCCCGCCGACCTGACCGGCCATCTCGGCCCGCACGACCAGCTCCGGTTCAACGGCACCGCCGCCACGGCCGGGCGGTTGCGCACCCTGCTCGCGCGGCGGCCGATGCCGCCCCGCGCGGAGTTCACCGCCGGGATTCTCGACTGCGCCGTCCTAGGCATGGACGCGGCGGACCACGGCCGGGCGCTCGACCTGTACGTGGAACGTCTCGTGGCCGGCATGTCCGCGCACAACGGCCAGACCCGCCGGGCGGTACGCCGTGCCTTCGTTCCCGAGACCCTGATGGACGCCGTCAGCCAGGCCGCGTCGTCGGCCCTGGGCGAACTCCGGTTCACGGACCGGGAGTGCGGAGACCCGGCCCTGGGCCCGCTGGTGGACGCCGCGCACCGGCGCCGCCTGTTGTCCGCGCTCGCACGGTTGCGCCGAGCGGCCCGTACGGTGTGCGGCACGCCCGAGGCTGTGGCGTTCGCGGCGAAGGAGTACGGGCCCGGGGCATACCTGCCGCCGGTCCTCCTCGCCGCCGACGACGCACAGGCCCAGGACCTGCACCGGGTCGAGGCGTTCGGTCCCGTCGTGGCACTCGTCCCGTACCGCGACGCCGGCGAGATCGCCCGCGCGCTGGCCCTCGGCGCCGGCGGCCTCCGAAGCTGGATCGTCACAGCGGACCCCGGCCAGGCCCGCGACCTCGCCCGCGCCCTGGCTCCGACCCACGAACGCCTGCACCTCATCGACCCCGAGACCTCACCCGCCACGGACGCGGCACTCGCGCCCGGCAAGGGGCAGCACCCCGGCCGCCTGCGTACCCGCCTCACCGCGACCACCGTCGGCGGCACCCCGGCCCACCTGACCGCCGCCACCGACCGCTGGACGCCAGGAAGCCCGCCGAACACACCCGGTACGAGCCCGCTCCGCCTGCACCTGCGCGACCTGCGCCTCGGCGACACCGCCACGGCCGGGCCCCGCATCGTGACCCGTGAGGACATCGCCGCCTTCGCCGAACTGACCGGCGACCACTACTACCTGCACACCGACGAGGCCGCCGCCGCCGATCACCCGATCTTCCGCGGCATCATCGCCCACGGCCACCTGGTCGCCGCGCTCGCGACCGGGATGCTCGTCCCGCCCGAACCCGGGCCCGTGCTCGCCAACCTCGGTCTTGACAACCTCCGCTTCCTCGCCCCCGTCCGCCCCGGCACCCCGCTCACCGTCACCATGACAGCCGTCCGCATCACCCCGCGCCCCGGCACCGGGCGCGGCGAGGTCCGCTGGCACGCGGTCGTCACCGGCGCCGGAGACCGGCCCGTCGCCCGCTTCGACCTCACCACCCTGACCGCCGACCGGCCCACCACCGACTAA
- a CDS encoding FHA domain-containing protein — protein MPPAIVGHDGPLTDRHFPLGDTPTTFGRRQDCSVVLSSERASRRHAEIRHEAGRYILHDLGSRNGTLVNGRRVTSQVLQPGDLITIGDEQFRFLPSACRLTCLLAVLGE, from the coding sequence ATGCCCCCTGCCATCGTCGGGCACGACGGCCCCCTCACCGACCGCCACTTCCCGCTCGGTGACACGCCGACCACCTTCGGCCGCAGGCAAGACTGCAGCGTGGTGCTCTCCAGCGAACGAGCTTCGCGCCGCCACGCCGAGATACGCCACGAGGCAGGGCGTTACATCCTGCACGACCTGGGAAGCCGAAACGGAACGCTGGTCAACGGCAGGCGCGTCACCTCACAGGTGCTCCAACCGGGCGACCTGATCACGATCGGCGACGAGCAGTTCCGCTTCCTGCCCTCAGCTTGTCGTTTAACCTGCCTGCTCGCGGTGCTCGGTGAGTGA
- a CDS encoding helix-turn-helix transcriptional regulator → MTLPSSHSAPPTVLVVSDVPAELPGLASVLPALRDVIGKATGRPACWLWIGRPRRGAAADDTLRTWARRAHGLVLLAGVRNESCSVEVQLALDRLAGGALRRKPVGIVSVGVGQSSHAVDHLRVVLAALGAVAIPKALHLPVHEQPPPGLGQPRDGARAFVDELLWFAARLREDVPLTTAHPPKRHDHAAAVHVAAAVSYITENFADNDLTLESAAHVAHMSRYHFSRTFKKHTGRRFIDFVTELRMQRAQTLLLKTDLPLSDICVQVGYRDLSHFQRTFKAAFAVTPSVYRSAALAGLTSAGTAQAGGPDASSSEPVLVSSSAGNRL, encoded by the coding sequence ATGACTTTGCCGTCTTCGCACAGCGCCCCGCCCACCGTCCTCGTCGTCAGTGACGTTCCCGCGGAATTACCCGGACTCGCCTCCGTGCTCCCGGCCTTGCGCGACGTGATCGGCAAGGCGACCGGGCGGCCCGCGTGCTGGCTCTGGATCGGACGGCCCCGCCGTGGCGCGGCGGCCGATGACACGCTGAGGACCTGGGCGCGCCGCGCCCACGGGCTGGTTCTCCTGGCCGGTGTCCGCAACGAATCCTGCTCAGTAGAGGTCCAGCTCGCCCTGGACCGGCTCGCGGGCGGCGCCCTGCGCCGGAAGCCGGTCGGCATCGTGTCGGTCGGCGTCGGGCAGAGCAGCCACGCGGTGGACCACCTCCGCGTCGTGCTGGCCGCGCTGGGGGCGGTGGCCATTCCGAAGGCCCTGCACCTGCCGGTTCATGAGCAGCCGCCGCCCGGCCTGGGACAGCCGCGCGACGGTGCCCGGGCGTTCGTCGACGAACTGCTGTGGTTCGCCGCGCGGCTGCGGGAGGACGTCCCGCTCACGACCGCCCACCCGCCGAAACGCCACGACCACGCCGCCGCCGTGCACGTGGCGGCCGCCGTTTCGTACATCACCGAGAACTTCGCCGACAACGACCTGACCCTCGAGTCCGCGGCCCACGTCGCGCACATGAGCAGGTACCACTTCTCGCGAACCTTCAAGAAGCACACCGGACGCCGGTTCATCGACTTCGTCACCGAACTGCGCATGCAGCGCGCCCAAACGCTTCTGCTGAAAACGGATCTGCCATTGTCCGACATCTGCGTACAGGTCGGCTACCGCGATCTCAGCCATTTCCAGCGGACCTTCAAGGCGGCCTTCGCCGTGACACCGTCCGTCTACCGGTCGGCGGCCCTCGCTGGGCTCACCTCAGCGGGCACCGCCCAGGCCGGCGGGCCCGACGCCTCGTCGTCCGAGCCCGTACTGGTCTCCTCGTCTGCCGGGAACCGGCTGTGA
- a CDS encoding LLM class flavin-dependent oxidoreductase — MRCRSLATGFLASPTPPRAVANLAAEAEEAGWDGCFVWDHLSWRAPVQQVADSWIALAAIAAATERLRLGPMVSTLARRRPAKVARETATLDQLSDGRLTLGVGLGSDRFGGELSKTGEQLDDRQRGRMLDESLAILAAAWSGEPVRHRGETYTVDEVVGTLTELRHGEMASYDIAIGLPSDVDPLPYAAAGATWWLTEFDPGVRLDTVRGVLRDGPANPGGD, encoded by the coding sequence ATCCGGTGCCGGTCACTCGCAACGGGATTTCTCGCCTCACCGACACCGCCGCGGGCGGTGGCGAACCTGGCCGCCGAAGCGGAGGAAGCCGGGTGGGACGGCTGCTTCGTGTGGGATCACCTGTCCTGGCGGGCGCCGGTCCAGCAGGTCGCCGACTCGTGGATCGCGCTGGCGGCGATCGCGGCCGCGACCGAGCGGCTGCGGCTCGGCCCGATGGTGTCGACGCTCGCCCGCCGGCGGCCGGCCAAAGTGGCGCGGGAGACCGCGACACTGGATCAGCTGAGCGACGGCCGTCTCACCCTCGGCGTCGGACTCGGAAGTGACCGGTTCGGCGGCGAGCTGTCCAAGACCGGTGAGCAGCTCGACGACCGGCAGCGGGGGCGGATGCTCGACGAGTCCTTGGCGATCCTGGCCGCCGCCTGGTCCGGCGAGCCGGTGCGCCATCGCGGCGAGACATACACCGTCGACGAGGTCGTCGGCACCCTCACGGAACTGCGACATGGCGAGATGGCCTCGTACGACATCGCCATCGGCCTGCCCTCCGACGTCGACCCACTGCCGTATGCCGCCGCCGGCGCGACCTGGTGGCTGACGGAGTTCGACCCGGGTGTACGGCTCGACACGGTGCGCGGCGTACTCCGCGACGGCCCAGCGAATCCGGGCGGCGATTGA
- a CDS encoding AMP-binding protein: protein MLSAFTDLSVASARRTLLPRAERVAVAQDPGLGGGNLWRTALTHSRDPDATLVVADPPIPGVDGTPRAEFGIAALCALADAWSSWYLAQGVRPRDRVALYLEDSFEEHAHLAALAQIGAIAVVVNGRLPGEVALGLMRRAGAVGLYTDAAHLARLGGGEKELPSLRWAFTRSEAGDLSGAVLPDRARYRHSDSDPIFLCHSSGTTGDPKLVIWTHGQGTAGPAFRLSTQPEPDDSLLLCAAPLSHGAAIAVTFFALLAGLPMVALADRSAAGLSRAAARYRPTTVFAFNHVLAELALSDADPADFHSVRDWVNVGDSAHEVHMRRLVRLGHRVVGGERVPGSMFHDILGSSELGWAALRRTTTADMPSAPRHLGRPVPAMKVAVLREDGSHAGPDEVGMLGVRGDSVTTGYWNDSDTTHRSRLAGYFLSGDLVRRTARNEYFHVDRIVDAIPTAGGTGHSVLMEDTVLLALPEVADCAVVAGDGAGAIVPVAVVRLRDDDPESGPDSGLDTGPDASPAAGLLGRANSALVAIGQPPLAALEIAVTDDDLPVGATGKVLKRRLREKYRDLAAHLATAPHAAAAGRVRPWGQVVETLRHLAEDVLDAEPGQVSMADGFHTDLQMDSLQKIELVTRVERAFAVRLEAEEAAGIEALADVLDLLTRRGLVAAAPTGGA, encoded by the coding sequence ATGCTGTCCGCGTTCACCGATCTGTCCGTGGCATCCGCGCGCCGTACCCTGCTCCCCAGGGCGGAGCGCGTCGCCGTGGCCCAGGACCCCGGTCTCGGCGGCGGGAACCTGTGGCGGACGGCGCTGACGCACAGCCGCGATCCGGATGCCACGTTGGTCGTGGCGGATCCGCCGATACCCGGCGTCGACGGAACGCCTCGCGCCGAGTTCGGAATCGCCGCGCTGTGCGCGCTCGCGGACGCGTGGTCGTCCTGGTATCTCGCACAGGGCGTGCGGCCACGCGACCGGGTCGCGCTGTATCTGGAGGACTCGTTCGAGGAGCACGCGCACCTCGCCGCGCTCGCGCAGATCGGCGCGATCGCCGTCGTCGTCAACGGTCGGCTTCCCGGCGAGGTCGCGCTCGGGCTCATGCGGCGCGCCGGCGCAGTGGGCCTCTACACCGACGCCGCGCACCTGGCGCGACTCGGCGGGGGCGAGAAAGAGCTCCCTTCGCTGCGATGGGCGTTCACCCGATCTGAGGCCGGCGACCTGAGCGGCGCCGTCCTGCCGGACCGGGCCCGGTACCGGCACAGCGACTCCGACCCGATCTTCCTGTGCCACTCCTCCGGCACCACCGGCGACCCGAAGCTCGTCATCTGGACGCACGGGCAGGGCACGGCGGGGCCCGCCTTCCGGCTGTCCACCCAGCCCGAGCCGGACGACTCGCTGCTGTTGTGCGCGGCGCCGCTGTCGCACGGAGCGGCCATCGCCGTCACGTTCTTCGCGTTGCTGGCCGGCCTGCCGATGGTCGCGCTGGCCGACCGCAGCGCGGCGGGCCTGTCCCGGGCGGCCGCCCGGTACCGTCCCACGACCGTGTTCGCGTTCAACCACGTCCTCGCCGAACTGGCGCTGTCCGACGCCGATCCGGCGGATTTCCACTCGGTACGCGACTGGGTGAACGTGGGTGACTCCGCGCACGAGGTCCACATGCGGCGGCTGGTGCGGCTCGGCCACCGCGTCGTCGGGGGCGAGCGGGTGCCCGGCTCGATGTTCCACGACATCCTCGGCTCGTCCGAACTCGGCTGGGCCGCGTTGCGCCGTACCACCACCGCCGACATGCCGTCCGCCCCGCGCCACCTCGGCAGACCGGTGCCCGCGATGAAGGTCGCGGTCCTGCGCGAGGACGGCAGCCACGCCGGCCCCGATGAGGTGGGCATGCTCGGCGTACGCGGCGACTCGGTCACCACCGGCTACTGGAACGACTCCGACACCACTCACCGCAGCCGACTCGCCGGGTACTTCCTCTCCGGCGACCTGGTACGCCGCACCGCCCGGAACGAGTACTTCCACGTTGACCGCATCGTGGACGCGATCCCCACGGCGGGGGGGACGGGCCACTCCGTCCTGATGGAGGACACGGTGCTGCTCGCGCTGCCCGAGGTCGCCGACTGCGCGGTGGTGGCCGGGGATGGCGCCGGGGCGATCGTTCCGGTGGCAGTGGTCAGGCTGCGCGACGACGATCCGGAGTCCGGCCCGGACAGCGGCTTGGACACCGGCCCGGACGCCAGCCCCGCCGCCGGGCTTCTTGGCCGGGCCAACTCCGCGCTCGTGGCGATCGGCCAGCCGCCCCTCGCCGCGCTGGAGATCGCGGTCACCGACGACGACCTGCCGGTCGGTGCGACCGGCAAGGTGCTCAAGCGCCGGCTCCGCGAGAAGTACCGGGATCTGGCCGCTCATCTGGCCACCGCGCCGCACGCCGCCGCGGCAGGGCGCGTACGGCCCTGGGGGCAGGTGGTCGAGACCCTGCGCCACCTCGCCGAGGACGTACTCGACGCCGAGCCCGGGCAGGTCTCCATGGCCGACGGCTTCCACACCGACCTGCAGATGGACTCCCTGCAGAAGATCGAGCTCGTCACTCGCGTCGAACGCGCCTTCGCCGTACGGCTGGAGGCCGAGGAGGCCGCCGGGATCGAGGCGCTCGCCGACGTCCTCGATCTCCTGACCCGCCGCGGCCTGGTCGCCGCCGCACCGACGGGCGGCGCGTGA
- a CDS encoding zinc-binding dehydrogenase, translating into MRAAIIHGPYDVRVENVPDTRLSEPGDAVVQVLRSCVCGTDLWAYRGESPRRPGQRLGHEFLGTVTDTGPDVTAIRPGDLVLAPFAWSDGRCAPCADGLPTSCVNGGIWGAVGADGAQGEAVRVPYADATLVRLPSHAASDDRLLNALLALSDVMGTGYHGAVSADVRPGAAVAVIGDGAVGLCAVLAARMLGAEQIIALGHHPARLDLARSFGATAVVTRRGEAAVAAVRELTDGHGTHATIEAVGTRESMRTALGVTRPGGAIGWVGAPHGNTDALDPMTLFLHNISLRGGLAPTRRYIDDLLPHVLDGTLDPSPVFDTSLSLESVPAAYQAMDARTALKPLITPGG; encoded by the coding sequence ATGCGCGCCGCGATCATTCACGGTCCCTACGACGTCCGCGTCGAGAACGTCCCCGACACCCGCCTCAGCGAACCCGGCGACGCCGTCGTCCAGGTCCTGCGCTCCTGCGTGTGCGGCACCGACCTGTGGGCTTACCGCGGCGAATCGCCGCGCCGGCCCGGCCAGCGCCTCGGCCACGAGTTCCTCGGCACCGTGACCGACACCGGGCCCGACGTGACCGCGATCCGCCCCGGCGACCTCGTCCTCGCCCCGTTCGCCTGGTCCGACGGCCGCTGCGCCCCGTGCGCCGACGGCCTGCCCACCTCATGTGTGAACGGCGGCATCTGGGGGGCGGTAGGCGCCGACGGCGCCCAGGGCGAGGCCGTGCGGGTTCCCTACGCGGACGCCACCCTGGTCCGCCTCCCGTCCCACGCCGCCTCCGACGACCGGCTCCTCAACGCCCTGCTCGCGCTCTCCGACGTCATGGGCACCGGCTACCACGGCGCGGTGTCCGCCGACGTCCGCCCCGGCGCGGCCGTCGCCGTCATCGGTGACGGCGCCGTCGGCCTGTGCGCCGTCCTCGCCGCCCGCATGCTCGGCGCCGAGCAGATCATCGCACTCGGCCATCATCCCGCCCGCCTCGACCTGGCCCGCTCCTTCGGCGCCACCGCCGTCGTCACCCGGCGCGGCGAGGCCGCCGTCGCCGCCGTCCGCGAACTCACCGACGGCCACGGTACGCACGCGACGATCGAAGCCGTCGGCACCCGCGAGTCCATGCGTACCGCCCTGGGCGTCACCCGCCCCGGCGGCGCCATCGGATGGGTCGGCGCCCCCCACGGCAACACCGACGCCCTCGATCCGATGACGCTCTTCCTCCACAACATCAGCCTCCGCGGCGGCCTGGCCCCCACCCGCCGCTACATCGACGACCTCCTCCCTCATGTGCTCGACGGCACCCTCGATCCCTCGCCCGTCTTCGACACCAGCCTCTCGCTGGAGTCGGTCCCCGCCGCCTACCAGGCGATGGACGCCAGGACGGCGCTCAAGCCGTTGATCACACCCGGCGGCTGA